From the Oscillatoria salina IIICB1 genome, the window GTTTTTGCTGGTAACTTTATTTCTCAAAGTGAGCTTGTGATACAGTGCAAAATTGGTCAGCCATCGCTAGCCATAATTACAAGGATATGTTGAATACGATCGCGCTTACTGTTGCTATCTGCACTTACAATGGTGAAAAACGGCTTCCAGAGGTTTTCGAGCGACTGCAACAACAAGTAGACTTAGAAAATCTTAGCTGGGAAATCTTGATTGTCGATAATAATAGCAGCGATCGCACGGCGGAATTAATTCGAGCTTACCAAATTAATTGGTCAATTTGTGACCTAGTATACTGTTTTGAACCCCAACAAGGGTTAGCTTATGCTCGACAACGAGCGTTGAACGAAGCCAAGGGTAAATATATCGGTTTCCTCGATGACGATAATTTACCAGATCCTCAATGGGCGAGATCGGCTTTTGCGTTTGGGGAAGCACATCCCACTGCGGGAGCTTATGGTAGTCGCATCTACGCTGATTTTGCCGTTACTCCTCCGGAAGGGTTTGAGGAGTTTGTCTCGTTTCTGGGAGCAAAAGATCGCGGCGAGAAGGCTTTTATTTACCAGCCTCGTAAGCGAATTTTACCACCTGGTGCAGGTTTAGTTGTGCGTCAGCAAGCATGGCTAGAAAATGTTCCCAAGCAACTGTTTCTCAAAGGTAGAGTCGGGAAATCTCAGCTAGCGAGTGAAGATTTAGAAGCACTAGCTTATATTCAAAACGGCGGATGGGAGATTTGGCATAACCCGCAAATGCAAATTACTCATAGAATACCAGAATTTCGCCTGCAACCAGAATATTTACTGGCGATCGTTCGTGGCATTGGTTTGGCTCGTTACCATATTCGCATGATTCGCCTCAAAATTTGGCAAAGACCTTTGCTGTTTCCTCTTTACGCTCTCAACGATTTACGGAAATATGTTTATTTATGGCTCAAATATCAGCGCAAAGCTCAGAAAAATCTGGCTACCGCTTGCGAAATGGAATTTGTGCTGAGTAGTCTAGTTAGCCCTTTTTATCTCTGGAAAGAAACTTGGCATCGCAAAGAGAAAGCTGAGGATCTTGCGTTTCCACAAATTGATAATCATTTACAATAATTAATAGGTGGGCAATTGCCCACCTAAAGTATTTTCCCTCTTTTGGCGAAGATGGGAAAAATATTTCCGTGAATCTCTTTCTGGGTAATAATCACCCGATAGCTCTAGTGGCGCAATGCTGCTAGAGTTATACTTTTGCTAGTAACTTCTCGTGACGCAGTTGCAGCACTTCTGGATGGGCGTCGCAGAATTCTTGGAATGCTGTTTTTTCTTTAAATTCTGCTCCTTGTTGATAAGCTGCTTCGCTTTCGATGTCGTCTACTAACTCCCAAGCATCGAGACATTCTTTAGAAGTAGCGCCGTAAAGCGAACAAGCTGAGTTAGCATCAGCGATCGCTCGGACTAATTCTTGAGCGAGAACTTTGACTTTCGGATTCTCTAAGTAATCGCCTTTTTCGATGATGTCGCTAATTGAAATAATACCGAGAAGTTCGCCTTGAATTACTGGTGCAACGTGAAGCCCTGTATTAGCAAATAACCGTGCGACATACTCTACACCAAGGTTGGGATTGATGACAATGCAGGGTTTGGTCATAATTTCGTAAACCCGCAGTTTTTCAGGATCTTTCCCGTAAGCGACAACTTTGTAAACAATGTCGCTTTTGGTGATAATACCGTAAGCATCTTGATTATTGCGCACATCAACAATTAATGCCCGCAGCTTTTTAAATTTCATCAGTTTGATTGCTTCAGCCACTGTTGCCGAACCGCGAATAGTGGCTACGTCTTGGGTCATAATGTCAGAAGCTTTTAACATAAATCTGAAGTTGATTATTAGGGACATCCATAATAATACTCCTTTTTTTCTAAAATTTTTGTTGGCTTTTTTTTGTATTTTCTGTATTATTTCATCTTTGAATACTTGCGCAGTAATGCTTTGGGCGCACTACAAATAGCTATTTTTACAAGTAAATAATTTATTTTTCTAAATAGCAAACTTTATTAAACAAACTCAAAACTGATTTACTTTTGTCAACTTAAATTGCTCTCGAACAGCCCAGAAATAAATTCAGTAGCTAAAATTTTACAACTAAAGTTATAGCAAAACGAAAATTTAATTTATTTTTTAAGGTTGGTGTAATTAACTGTAAATAAAAAGTAGCGATCGCTCTCCGTAGTTAGAAAAGCTTTGTTGCAATTGTGCTGAATAAATGACAATAATTCGCTTCAGCGAAATGAGATAAAAATAGGGAGCAAGATACTCCCACTACCAAAAAAAATCGCGTCCACCCAAACTCATTGGTTGCCCCTTCGTAAATCTCTCAGGACTACACTACTCAACTCAGTGGAGCCAACCACCCCTAAACAAATAACTTAGTCATTAGTTTCCGACTTTTAGCCGTAATAACATTCACAACACAACTAAGTAGGAGGAAACCAAATTGTAATACTGGTTGGCTCCACACGAGTAGGGAGTAGGGTAGTGATGTGTGTTTAAATTTAGCGCAAGGACGACGATCGCATCGCCCAGTTTGCAAGGCTGTTTGCCAACGATTTTGAGTAAACGCGAACTTTACTTTTACTTAGTACATGATAACTTATTTTTTCGTCTTCACACCATATTTAGTGTATTTAATTTTCTTATATTCTATCACTGGTAGTTGAGAGGCGGTAAGCGTTACGCGAAAGCTATGTCAACGTGGGAGTACATTTTTCTACATCTAAAGTAAAATGGGCAGCAAAATACTCCTTTATCTGTTGTTGAGATAGCCCGATATCCTTGAGGATATTTAACATTTGTTATAAATTCGCCACTAATATCTATTATTTTCAATGGTTTTTCGTCAATAAAAAGTTCTACTTTAGTTCTTTTTACTATTTGGTTACTACCTTGTATTGGGCCGACAAAGAGTGTGTAACCTGATTGAAGATCAAATATTTCTACAACCGTCATAGTAAAGCTTATAGGTAACTATTCCTCATTTTTGTGAGTGCTTTAACATCTGCATCAGACAAACCTAATAGTTTCTTATGTCTAATCATAAAATATTTGACATGAATTTCAGATCCAGTATCTCCTAGTTTATCAATAATTCCCAAGTGGAAATGCCCCCAGAAGCCCCATCAGCGAAGCCAACTCGGAATCTGGGAATAATTCAGCTACCAATTTTTTTTCAGTTCAAAACTACCATACAGAATAATCAAATCAAAAATATCTGTATGAAAAAAAGCAGGTTGTTTGTGTGATTTCTTTCCAAGCTGGAAGTCAATTATATCTGCTTCTATATCGTTTGCTCCTTCTGGAAAAAGTAAAGTCCATTCAATTTTACGGCATTTACTGAAAACAAATTGATAAGGCAGTTGCACATCTGGATCGTATACACAATTAATAGCAACCTGGGTTCCCCAAAAGTTGATATCTATTTTTGTAATTAACGAAGTAAAATCTCCAAAACCTAGTAATGAAAAGTCGTCCATATTGCTAGTCAACATCACTGGTAGTTGAGAGGCGGTAAGCGTTACGCGAAAGCTATGTCAACGTGGGAGTACATTTTTCTACATCTAGAGTAAAATTGGCAGCAAGATATTCCCACTACGAAAAAAAATCGCGTCCACCCAAACTCATTGGTTGCCCCTTCGTAAATCTCTCAGGACTAGACGGCTCAACTCAAAAGCTGTAGTACGGGTAGTGTGGACTTTAATTTCCAAGAAATCAAACCGTAAATCACACTACCCTACTACAGCCAAGTCACGAGACGGCTAGTGAAGCGTGTCTAAACTTAGCGCAAGGACGACGATCGCATCGCCCGGTTTGCAAGGCTGTGTGCCAATGAATTTAACTGAACGCGATTTTTAATTTTGATAGTCAATTATAGCACATCAAATCTCAAAAAGCAAGAAATAAACCTCCAACTGGCATCTTTGCGCCTTCGCGCGTATCACATTTTTACCTCTGTAGAAACTATTCTTCCTCATTAGATGAAATAGGCGCTATTTCTGCTAACAGTTGCTTGGTTAGAGCATAAACATCTTGTTTATCTCCTTGTTTGCGCCGACCAATTCCCACTACAATAACTAATATTTGAGCCTGCTGAATTTTATAAACAATTCGATAACGCTGTCCTACGGCTCGAATACTACGGTAGCCACTTAATTCTTGAGTTAAAGCTTTACCTTGTTTATCTGGCTCATGTTTTAATTTTGCTAGCTTTTTGAGTAATAACTGTTGTTCTCGACGGTCTTTAATTTGAAGCAAAAGTTGCCGCGCTTGCGTAGTAATAATTACCTGATATTCTAAATCTGACTCCATTGATTGATAATAGTTAAAATTCCAGTTCTGCTTTTAAATCCTCTAAACTGATAGTTTCTCCAGCATTTGCTTGCTGAATTCCTAATTGTAACTGAGTCATAAATTCTCGGTCGGAAAGTATTTCTACTGTTTCTAAGAGAGATTGAAACTGGGATAAACTCAAAGCCACTATTACAGGTTTACCATCTTTAGTAATGATAGCTGGTTCACTTGCTAATTCATTTGGTAATTCAGGTAATTGTTCTTGTGCTTCGGCAATAGTTAGGTATTTAGCCATAGTTAAAGAGTAGGAGTTTTGTTTTAATCTAGCACCAAGTGAGACAACGCCTTTGCGTCTACTCGTTCGCGTAGCGTCTCCGTAGGAGAAGCGAGAACGGCTTCGCCGAATGCGCCTTTGCGCGATATTCATTGAAATTGACGTGCGTGTTCCATTCGCAAAGCGAGAATATGTTCGCATGGACCCTTATATAACTTATTTTGTCGATGCCAATTGCAAGTACATTCAGCCGCAACAATACGCTCGTCAGAGTCAACTGTCAAACTGGGAGTAAAATTTTGATAGATGTCTCTCACATTACCTTGAACTGCAAAACCGCCCCCAGCATCGCTAGAACTCGTAATTTTGACTTGATTATAAAGGAGAAAGCGGGAAGCTTTTTCCTCCCTTTCATTAGCGAAACGTAGCCTTTCCATTGGTAAAGGTTCGCGGCTGAGTTCCCGAACGCGGTAAACTTGCTTATTAAGGTCGTAAATTGCCCGTCCTGCTTGAGTATACGCACCTAATGCACCGAGAATAGCAGTTCGACTTAAGTTTAAGCGTTGGGCGAGGCTGTCGGGCGTTTCCAACCAATTTTCGGCTAAAGCGGCAAAAATAAGTCTTTGGGTATCGGCATCTACATCCGCACGCGGAGCCATAAGATCGAAGTTACCAGATTGTGACCAATCGTTAGCCGTCCAACCGGATAAACCGAGAGTAAAAGACATATCTCCTAAGTCAGCGACGTAGAAAGAAGGCATTCCCGTGCCGAGTAAATGAACGGTAAACTTACGAGCAACGGGGATGAGGCGTTCGAGGATGTGTAAGCGACGACGACCCCAAGTGCGAATAGTTTGTTCTGTAGATCCAGTGTAAGGCGATCGCGCACAAACTATTTCATCTTCCCACGGTTCTAAAACAATTCGTATTGGTTCCCCTGGTTTGAGGTGATAGCGCAAACTACGCGGGCTTTGTTTTTCTTTTTTACGTCGCAACAAAAAGCAGACATTATAAATATCCATTGGATGTAACTCCAACTGAGTTGCTGGTAGCGACATCGCCGAACTTACTTGTAAAAAACCTCTTACCCAACTATCAGGTAAATCAATTTTTACTTCTTTAAAACTGTCTTCGTTGGTAGTTTGAACTTCAAAGCCGGAAGGGTCAATTTGAAATTGCGTGGTTTTGTAACTACGAATTTTTTGGAACTCGTCATAAAGGGCGGCTGAATAGTCTATATTTGTCGTTCCGCAAGCAAATTCGCTGATATTTTTGAACACTTCATAACTTACACCCAGTCGTCCATAACTCGACTCGTCTTGGGAGAAACATTCAAAAAATACTTCGTCTGGATGGACGGTAATTACTGGGTCAAGCACAAACCAAAGATTGTATTCTTTTTTGTAGAGATAACTATAGTAAGCTTGTTGGGCTTGGAAAAAATTATTTCGTTTGCGAGCAATAGCTTTATCTAAAGTTTGGATTTCTTCATTTAACTGCTTAATTTTAGCAGCAAGTTCTTCTTGTTTCGCGGCTTGCATTTGCCACTCTAAAATACTTGTTTCTTCTTGTTTTGCTAGCCATTCTTGATAAGCAGTTCTATCTTTTGGTTTGTAGCGTAAGTCAGAGACGACAACATCATGTAAGGCGCTAATTGCTTCTCGAAAAGCGACGTTTTTGCGTAATTCACCGATAAAATAAGTTGGCTGACGTTTGGTGTCGGGGGAGAAAGACATTTGCGTATTTCCCCCTTGGTTATTGACTGCGGTATTGTTTTTGTATGCGTAATTGAATTCCATAATTTAGTTTACCTTTTTTAGTTAGTTAAGCAATAATTTTTGTAAACGAGTATTGACTTTCTCAGGAAAACACTAACGAAAAAATTAACTTGAGATAACATTGGCAACGGGTTTGAGTTGAATGGGAAGTGAAATTTTGGGATACTTTTGCTTAATTTTGACCATAATTTGAATAGCTTTTGCTTTGTCACCAATGGCGATAGTTAAAGATTGACGGGTGAGAATTTCGGCGACTATTTCGGCTGCGGTTTCGCTTTTGTTGGCTTCGGCTTCAAGAAAAGCAAATACTCGAT encodes:
- the hpsE gene encoding hormogonium polysaccharide biosynthesis glycosyltransferase HpsE, which gives rise to MQNWSAIASHNYKDMLNTIALTVAICTYNGEKRLPEVFERLQQQVDLENLSWEILIVDNNSSDRTAELIRAYQINWSICDLVYCFEPQQGLAYARQRALNEAKGKYIGFLDDDNLPDPQWARSAFAFGEAHPTAGAYGSRIYADFAVTPPEGFEEFVSFLGAKDRGEKAFIYQPRKRILPPGAGLVVRQQAWLENVPKQLFLKGRVGKSQLASEDLEALAYIQNGGWEIWHNPQMQITHRIPEFRLQPEYLLAIVRGIGLARYHIRMIRLKIWQRPLLFPLYALNDLRKYVYLWLKYQRKAQKNLATACEMEFVLSSLVSPFYLWKETWHRKEKAEDLAFPQIDNHLQ
- a CDS encoding CBS domain-containing protein, whose protein sequence is MLKASDIMTQDVATIRGSATVAEAIKLMKFKKLRALIVDVRNNQDAYGIITKSDIVYKVVAYGKDPEKLRVYEIMTKPCIVINPNLGVEYVARLFANTGLHVAPVIQGELLGIISISDIIEKGDYLENPKVKVLAQELVRAIADANSACSLYGATSKECLDAWELVDDIESEAAYQQGAEFKEKTAFQEFCDAHPEVLQLRHEKLLAKV
- a CDS encoding type II toxin-antitoxin system RelE family toxin, producing the protein MESDLEYQVIITTQARQLLLQIKDRREQQLLLKKLAKLKHEPDKQGKALTQELSGYRSIRAVGQRYRIVYKIQQAQILVIVVGIGRRKQGDKQDVYALTKQLLAEIAPISSNEEE
- a CDS encoding type II toxin-antitoxin system Phd/YefM family antitoxin — encoded protein: MNIAQRRIRRSRSRFSYGDATRTSRRKGVVSLGARLKQNSYSLTMAKYLTIAEAQEQLPELPNELASEPAIITKDGKPVIVALSLSQFQSLLETVEILSDREFMTQLQLGIQQANAGETISLEDLKAELEF
- a CDS encoding SWIM zinc finger family protein, encoding MEFNYAYKNNTAVNNQGGNTQMSFSPDTKRQPTYFIGELRKNVAFREAISALHDVVVSDLRYKPKDRTAYQEWLAKQEETSILEWQMQAAKQEELAAKIKQLNEEIQTLDKAIARKRNNFFQAQQAYYSYLYKKEYNLWFVLDPVITVHPDEVFFECFSQDESSYGRLGVSYEVFKNISEFACGTTNIDYSAALYDEFQKIRSYKTTQFQIDPSGFEVQTTNEDSFKEVKIDLPDSWVRGFLQVSSAMSLPATQLELHPMDIYNVCFLLRRKKEKQSPRSLRYHLKPGEPIRIVLEPWEDEIVCARSPYTGSTEQTIRTWGRRRLHILERLIPVARKFTVHLLGTGMPSFYVADLGDMSFTLGLSGWTANDWSQSGNFDLMAPRADVDADTQRLIFAALAENWLETPDSLAQRLNLSRTAILGALGAYTQAGRAIYDLNKQVYRVRELSREPLPMERLRFANEREEKASRFLLYNQVKITSSSDAGGGFAVQGNVRDIYQNFTPSLTVDSDERIVAAECTCNWHRQNKLYKGPCEHILALRMEHARQFQ